The window ttcaacgcgggtgctcgggcccgccagtgctacaacgtagccctagttacaattgattcttcattttgccatggatttttatgtgaagcactttgtaacctcgtttagataagtgaTATACAAAGTGatatacaaattattattattagtattattactattattacaaATGTACTCAAGTGATAAAAATATATGGTATCTACAATGAGGAATTTGAACATATTTAAAGAGAGTTTGAAGAACCTCACAGAATGATCAACTGATGACAATGCTATCTATTTAAAAGAAGATGATAAGTCTAAGTCCTCATTGAGAAAAGTTAACTGGTGCCTTTACGGACATGGATCAAGTTTGCCTCTCTTTGATTAAGGCGTTTGATTTTGTCCCCGCCCCTGGCATCAGAGCTGATTACTTCAATACCTGACACTCTTAAAGTTTTATCGCTCCCATGATGGGCTTCTATGTAGTGTTTGGCCATAGGGTAATTCAGATTCCCTGTATGGAGGGCATACCTATGCTCGGCCACTCTGTCCCTCAGCCTCCTTTTAGTGAGGCCTACAATGAAACAACCACAAGAACATCAATTTGGTACACAACATGGGCGGTGCTACATTTTATGAAACTGGTGAGAGGATAGATTTTGTTGGTAAATACATCACTAAAAGTGTTTTCACCATATTGTTTCAATAATTGTAATTACCACAGCAGAGGTTGCTCTTGGGTTGGTGAAGCCAAGTGTCAGGTTTAGGAGCATGAAGTTAACTCCTGACTAGTTTGTCCTTGGTAGTTGAGGCCCTTCTGAAACTGACCCCTGGGGTTCAATGAATACCTCCCGTAAGGAATGATCGCTCTCAATGATGTCCCAATTTTTCTTTATGATATGTCTCATCTGGACAGCTTATTTGCTATAATGTGTAACAAAGTAAGTTAAACCATTAGATAATACCCTTAATACTTCTAAAGTGTTCCTCAAACATAGTGGAAAGAAATGCATTTAGATCTGTAACATTTGCCCATCTTTGTGATTAGATGAATCACAGCAATACAAGAAAATACATGGACTTTTAGTTTCCTGACATGCTGCCAACATCACCAGCACCTGCAGCAGAAGCACTGACACctacagttgttgttgttgtcacattgccaaagatgtaacagatgcattTCTCAGCCTTTGCATGCACCATAGTCCAGAATACataatacagaaaaatacaggCAACAGAGtcaatttcctttttcataATATTAAATTGTGACGAGAAGTTAAAGAGCGAAGTTATCTACTCTTGTGATCACCACACTTTTTATCAGTTGTGGTTGTTATGTAAGATTGCAGTAGAAGTAAGTTATTTCCAATGTCTCCTGTGTAACAACAATTGTTCAATAGAAAAACTCAGAATGACAACACCACAAGTTCCATAAGTGTAAGTGACATTGTCATTGGCGTTCTTAcctcagcagccacagagagaaagtgttGAGTTCGGGTGGATCAACACATATGAGTGAAGAAGCTTTTGTTCTAATAACACCTTCAAAAGCCTGAGGCCACGACTCTCAGTGAACAATTACATCTGCCTGCATTTGTACCTGTAAGCAGACATGTATAAACAGATCAGAAAGATACAgagatagaaacacacacacaaagagagagagcgaaagagagagagctgcccAATTTGTTTGTTCAGAACATGTAGTTTTTTAGCTTTTAGTTAGAACATGGACACACTGTAGTTTTTTTATAGTAtagttttttatgttgttttattacgtctgaagtgtACGTAtggtatagtggtgagtagattacattacattacatttcatttagctgacgcttttatccaaagcgacttccaataagtgcattcaaacatgagggtacaaacccagaacaacaagaatcaagaaagtgcaatttcttcaaaaaagcaaaactaaaaaatgctataagtaagtgccattttaagtgctactaaattgtattttattcaaggtatagtcggaagaggtgcgtttttagtttgcggcggaagatgtgtgaACTTTCTGCTGTtcaccatttaggagccaggacagcaaacagtcgtgattttgatgagtgtttagctcgcagtgagggagcaacaagccgtttggcagatgcagagcggagtgaacgggctggggtgtaacttttgaccatgtcctggatgtagactggacccgatccgttcgcagcacggtacgcaagtactaatgttttgaaacgaatgcgggcagccactggtaaccagtgaagggagcggaggagcggagtctATTTCTATTTGGCCTTTATATTCCTTTCGGAACATAGGCCATTGATGAATTGTTTCCACCCTCATCTGTCTTGAGCCATCCTCTCCAGCTGTTTCCACGTCAGCCCCTTCTTCTTGAattcctgctctgtgctcctTCTCCAGGTGTTTTTGGGTCGTCCTCTACCCCGTTTACCTTGTGGGTTCCATGTCAGTGCCTGttttgttattgctgttgtgtttcttcgtAGTGTGTGTCCAATCCAGCTCCATTTTCTCCTTAACAGCTGTATATCtactgtttcttgttttgtgcaTTCCCACAGGTTGATGTTGCTAATTGTGTTTGGCCAGAAGACTCCAAGGATGCGTCTTAGGCAGTGGTTTATGAAGGTTTGCAGTTTGTTCGTGATGTTAATGGTGGTTCTCCAGGTTTCGGAGCCATAGAGCAGCACGGTTTTAACGTTGGAGTTGAAGATTTGAAGCTTCGTCTTGAGGGAGATTTTGTTACTTTTCCAAATTTTGTTTAAGATGTTGAATGTTGTTCTTGCTTTCCCAATTCTTGTCTTcacgtcctcctctgtcccaccatcAACAGCTATCACACTTCCCAGGTAGGTGAATTTGTCAACATCTTCCAGCTTTCCTGAAACCAGCTTGGTTTTCTCTCAGTTCATCATCAACCCCCTTACGCAGTCTCTCCAAGATGATGCGGCTGAACACTTTGCCTGGTGTTGATAGCAACATGATCCCTCGGTAGCTGTTGCAATCCCGGAGGTTTCCTTTCTTTGGTATGACAGAAATGAGCCTTCCAGTCTGTTGGTATGTTTCCTTCTTCAATCCATATGGTCTTTATTAGCTGGTGGAGCATGGTGGTTGAGGTGTCGAGATCCGCTTGTAGAGCCTCTGATGGGATGTCATCTGGCCCTGCTGCTTTGCCACGTCGCAATGCCTTGATGACCTTCCTCACCTCAGATCTTGTTGGGGGGGCACAGTTGATGTCAAGCGTGTGCGTGGCTGGTGGGATCTCTACCTTTTGGGCAGGGGGCTGTCTGTTGAGCAGCTCCCTAAAGTGTTCTGTCCACCTTTGATGTTGTTCTTCCTTGGTGGTGAGGAGTCGTCCCTGTTTGTCCCTGATCTGAGTGTTTGTCTGCCTAAACTTTCCAGCTAGTTTCTTGGTGGTCATGTAGAGTTCTTTGAGGTTGTTTTttccagctgcttcctctgcttcctgtgccAAATTCTCGATGTAGTTCCGCTTGTCACATTTTGCacttttcttcacctctttatttgctgtttcatattctttgtgaGCTGCTGCCTTTTTTGCTCgggttttgcttttgtttagtGTGTCTTTTTTTGCCCTCCTTTCTTCAATtttcttcagtgtgtttgttgataaCCAAGGTTtatggttttttgtttttctccccactACTTCTAGGCATGCCTCCTTCCATATGTTTTTCAGGTTGTTCCAGTGCTCTTCCACTGATTTGTGCTCTTCTTCTTGCAGGGCTTGGAACCTGTTCTGTAAGGTGGTCTGGTACAGTTCAGTTGTTCCTATGTCCTGGAAGAGCTGGATGTTGAACTTTGTTCTTGTGTTGATGGGGTTGTTGCATCGCTTCAGCTTGAGCTGGAGTTTTGCAGCCAGTAGGTGGTGGTCTGACCCAGCGTCTGCCCCCCTCTTCACACGGACATCTAGGAGAGAGCGCCTGAACTTCCTGTTTATACATATGTGGTCGATTTGGTTTTCGGTAGTGTGGTCAGGTGACATCCAGGTGGCTTTGTGGATGGGTTTATGGGGAAAGACTGTCCCACCTATGACCAGATTGTAATCAGCACAGATGTCTGCAAATCTCTCACCGTTTTCGTTCATGCAGCCGATTCCATGTTTCCCCATTACCAGTTGGTAtccactgttgttgtttcccaCCTTTGCGTTCATGTCGCCCATAAGTAGAGtgatgtctttttctttcctggccTGGAGTAGCTGTTGTAGTTGGTTATAGAAAATgtcctttgtttcctcctcagtgttGTTGGTGGGTGCATAACACTGTATGAGTTGGAGGTTGATTCTTTTATGGGTAGTTTGGAATCTTGCAGTAATTAACCTGGAATTAATGGGCTCCCAGCTGATGAGGGCCCTCTGTGCTTCTTTGGAGAGCATAAAAGccactccctctgtgtgtggtgCTTTATCATCTGGGTGtccggaggagcggagtagtgtgagtgaatttaggttaaagaccagtcgagctgctgcattctggatgagctgcagaggtcgaatggcactagcaggtagacctgccaggagggagttacaatagtctaggcatGAGATGACCAGGACCTGGACCAGgacctgcgccgccttctgagtgagaagtggacgtattctcctgatgttgttcagcatgtatctacaggaacgtgttgttgcagcaatgttggcagtaagggagagttgactgttgagtgtcacacccaggttcctagcagtctgggtggggctaacacagagttgtcaaagttaatagtcaggtcatgggtgggagagcctttccttGGAAGGAAAAttagttcagtcttgtcaaggataattttcaggtggtgtgcagacatccactgagagatgtcagtcagacaggctgcttcgtgctgctacctgtgtttcagattggggaaagAGAGGActagttgggtgtcatcagcatagctatggtaggaaaagccacAGCTAAAGACGAAGCAAGAAGTGACAAAAGTCATGGCGGTCATCAAACCTGTCGACTACGGGGCTTTCTTTGACACAGTCTCACCAGCCATTGAGGTGAAcatctaaaatgtattttcttatcAGTAATACTCACATGGTGGTTAAAGTTGCACCCTATGTAAACACATCATCTGTagcatttaataaataaataaatgttatctGGTGGTTGTATCAAGAGCGATACTGTTTAAATTTTAACTATCAAACATTAGCGAGTTTTTGTATCTATTTACTAGGGTTATCTACCGAAACTGGGTCCTACTCATTCGGTACCAATCATAACACAGAATACAGTGCCTCATTTTGGTGCCTCAGCTCTGTCCTGAAATAGTTGCTCTGCTCATGGGCAACATAAAaactctggtggcaacacatTCTAGACATTGCTCTGACAGCTTGTAGCCTACAGTTAGTTAGTAGTTATCTCAAACTGGAGTCGACATGagacaaaaaaactaaagtgtgGCTTTATTTCATGCAAAAGTATTTAGACACCGTAAAAGGCAGCAAATGCAAATGCAATAGCCGTCCTGGGAGCAACAGCTTGTAGCAGAATGCATTTTGTGTGAGGAACAAGACAAATTTGATAAAGCACCTGGCGATGCACAGGATACAGCACCGTGTTTGACTACATACGTGACCCATGTCAAGCACATCAGCAGGCAGTGTGGGTGTCCCAGCCCTGGCGGTGGGGGGACGATTGACGCAGAGTTTAGAGCTGGAGGATTTTGCTGTGTTTAGCGCTAAAGCTGTTATCTATtgttaaattaatttagttGGGTGAGGtttatttattatctgattTTGTATGTAAATTTGTTCAGAGTTTTggactttatatttatatatttaagttaagtATACTTGAAACTGTTAATAgttaatatgttttaatttgccttaagggatagttcaccgaaaatgtttaattcactctttatctactcaccactttgctgatggaggggtgggtgaagtgtttgagtccataaaacccttttggagtttcaggggtaaacagtgttgcagccaaatccaatacaattgaagttaatGGTGAGCACTTCTTCAAacctattaaaaaaacatactgctcctgtgttgtcatcaaagtgtctgtACACCCCGACATTGAAATTCGACTCGAgacggcatcatttacaccaagtttttagcctaaatgtcctctgatattcTCCTTCGGAGCCATGTTCaagttcacacacactgcacacactgcacacaatgCAAACACTGGTAACTGACTTTTAGCTATCCTTTTACCAATAAAAAAGCCATTCTTACCATCGCCTGTGATTTTGTGCTTTTAAACTAGTTTAAACTTACCTGCTaatatcaatgaaaatgttgagatAGTGCGTATGTCATTTAACCATACTTCACTGGAACAACAAAATAGAAAGATATGGAGATCAGATAATCATGTGAGGATAAGCCATATGTTTTGGATAGTCTCCcaagaagaaaacaggaaaacagtaTATCCGTGGTTCCACCCAGGTGCAACTACAACATGGCTCCACTTTAAATGTTACTGCAATAATAAATTGTggcattttctctttttctattaCAAAGGATGGTCCTGTTTTTCCTATATGCAAAAGGAGATAAGATAGGAAACACAAGAGCTCCTTTCGTTATCATTTAGAGAATGAGCTCTTATCTTGACTACTGCTGAAATACTACAATCGAATAATCCTAACTCTTTATGGATTTTTGTCcccacatctttccttgaccaCATGACGTTTTCCATCATGGTTTTGGGATAGTGGTTAGGAAACTGCAGCCAGATTCTGCACAGTAGGCATCGCAGTGTGGTACCACGGATACAGAAAGCTTTCAtgttatccatctttataatCAGTCAATGGTTTATCAACAAAATGTATGCGTTTTGTATCCTCAGTTGGATTTTAAAGGCAGCAAAGGAAAGCGATGATTGATACATAAATTCTAACatgatgaaaatgattattttacttttatgtaGGCACAAACTATTTAATTTCACTTAAATCTCATTGTCCCGTAGACCCACCCGGCCAACTacacagaggaggtgaaatCTGCCTTCCTCCAGGCAATATATGACAGAGGGAATCTGTCCTCTCCAGCAATAAATGACTCAGAGTtcctgctgtggctcagggttcgcctgcgccctctgctggtcgaCCTCTCTCCCAGCCTGGTGACACCTTTACTTGACATTGGGAAGAACAGGAGTTGTAATAGCAGCCAAGAAATGTAAGTATGCCTGTGGTGGTCGTGATTATTTTTTGATTATCATTGTGATGTGATCTGATTGTTGACTTGCTTCTGACTAATGTTCTTCTGAATCTAGCATCACATTGTTGGACACACTACACTTGACACTTACGAATAACACTAAAAGGGAAATCTTTAAAAttaccctcctcttccttcaaGGTCTGTATTAAAGATAATTTGTTTAATAATCTTGCACAATGTAGAAAACTATGTACAGCATTTACCattatgtatatattgttgtgatgtattttttaatacagGTCCAACACCTCTCAAATGTTACACTGGCAGAAGCTTGTACATCTATCTGAAAGACACATTCCTCAGCTTTGGATTCCCAGATTTGTCCACGTTCAAATCTCTTCTGCCAGCGACACGTGAATCAGAGGTGATATAATAGAATCCATCTATAAAGTTCACACAGATtgctcattttcttttgaaaagtgGGGCTAATCAGTTTTCACCAAATtccttttcatgtgttttccaAGTGGTAATTCAGTAGAAATTTCAAACTGagtattgtaatttattttcgTCATTAATTCCCCCCCTTTCTATTTGTTTCAGCTCCTAAGTACCATCAACGCCGCAGAGCTGAATCAGCTCCTCAATCAACCCAATATGATTGACAACAACTCTGACATCTGTGTCCTTTTCAACAACTACAATtcatcaggagagacttgattcacatttaaaaatgtttattttgacaaatgcACTTTGGACTTTTGGACTTCGCAAAGTGCGACATCCtttgcccttaaccctcaacaagagtaaggaaaaactacaaaaaccttttgacaggaaaaaacgtagaaacctcaggaagagccacatgcgagggatccctcttccaggacggacagaagtgcaatggagACTGTGAGCCACTTATGTAGCCGTTCGTAATGTTCTTTTTTCCACAGCTGACTTGCATGTACAACCTGCTCAAGTGAAACATCTCCCAGAACTACAGAGATTATCCTTCTGACATGCTTCTGCTTATATTTTGTTATGGCAAAATCTGTTCAGTGAGTGAACAATTTTGGTTTTGTAACCAACAAACCTCTAAAAGCATATTGAGTATTGAACATGTTCTTAGAAGTGACTTTTTCTTGTTGCCATCAGGAAGTTATGTTTTACTTGTTTGCAAAAATATTTGATACTCCAAATCCTGTATCCCTTCTGCAATCCGTCATTTAAACGGTACATAGATTTTTAAACCCTTGCCTTCGTTGTTGCTTATCTTTTCATCcacttaaattgttttttttaataataattcgatcagttttatttattctataatTATTCTCATACATTCTCATTCTCACATATACTTATTCTTATATTATTATCCTACCTTCTATATTTGGACCTATCTGTGTATGTTTTATTATACAGGCTGTTCCAAATGAATTGATCCCAGTGGGATAAATAAAGTAGTTTGAATTGAATGGAATTAAATAGATGCGTGATGCGTATGtgtgaaaaaacatatttgcttGTTAGATGGTGCAAATTAATCAGAAAAGtagtctgtgtgtctcactgttTTAAAATAGATTATGTTTCAACTGAACAGGGCATAAAAGGCTTCACTGTGGGCCGAGACAACGTGGAGGTCATGGGAAACATGGCCTGCACTCTGGACGGCTCTTACATCCAGAACGCTGATCCTCTCATCCTGGAAAAACTCAAAGTCTGCAAAGATCTCTCTGACAGCCAGGTGGCTTCCATTGAGACGCTGCTGCTGTCTGGGAAAACACCATACGGGTACAAAAAACGAATCCAATTAACAGCcattgaaattatttttttaaagcatggGCAAATAATCttctatatttttcatattgtcAACAATTCgtataaaatatagaaataggGAACAATATATATCTCAACCTGTGCTCGTTGGACATCAGCACACTGACGACCATAACCCCGGAAAGTATCAGGTGGGTGTCGGCTTGTGGCTCAAAGATTCCCAAGCACGGCCACAGTGAGTGACAAGTTAGAGCTAACACTGTCTGGTGccttcttctccttccatcCTGTCAGAAATGCCAACCCCCTGAATGTGGCTTCATGTTCGTCTGACCAGAAGAGTGTCCTGTATGAGATCAGTAATACTTCCTTCAGCTCATAGCGCAGCAGTCCTGAGACCTTTTACAACTTAATTAAAAGCTCTATGGGTGAGAATGCACGGTACCTGTCTTATGACTGGTTTCTGGCTCCCATTTAGTTGCTCATGTCTTGCCTGGCACTTCAGTCCCCCTAGGCTTTCAGCAAGGGCCACACCCAGATCCGGTGATGTCAACTCAGTCCCTTGTCTCAGCTCTTCCATCCCACTCTACATCTGATCTTCATTCCTTGCAGCAGGATGATCCCTTTCtaaaagatgtgtttgtgttttggcgACGGAAAGCGCCGCCTACCTTGGCTGAAAGGCAACAATTGTCCAAGCCAGTCATGGCGATTTTGCGCCAATGGGACCGCCTAGTGGAGAAAGATGGGGTTCTTCTCCGCCGAGTCTTCCGCTCCGACGGGGGAGAGGAGTCTCTCCAGTTAATCTTGCCTGCAGTTCTCAAGCAGGAGACCTTGAACCAGCTTCACCAAGAGCACGGCCACCAGGGCATCGAGCGGACTACAGAATTGGTCCGACAGCGCTGCTATTGGCAAGGAATGTCTTCAGACATAAAGACTTGGGTCCAAGAGTGTGAGCGCTGCCAGGTCGCTAAGGACTCGGGCCACGTGCCACATAGTTTTATGGGCCACCTGCTTGCCTCTCGACCCAATGAGATCGTGGCCATCGATTTCACGCTGTTGGAACCTTCCCGGAACGGGTTTGAAAATGTTCTGGTAATGACAGATGTGTTTAGTAAGTTTACCGTAGCTGTCCCTACACGGGATCAACGAGCCTCCACTGTGGCTCAGGTCTTGGTTCATGAGTGGTTTTATAAGTTTGGTGTTCCGGGCCGCCTTCACTCGGACCAAGGAAGGAACTTCGAGAGTTCTTTGATTCACCAGCTCTGCTCGTTGTACGGTGTCACAAAATCCCGCACTACCCCATACCACCCTGCGGGTAATGGTCAATGCGAGCGGTTTAATAGAACTCTTCATAACCTCCTTCGTACCCTGCCAGTATCACAGAAACGGGATTGGGCCTCTTGTCTGTCCCAGGTGCTGTTTTGTTACAACACCACTCCTCATCAGGGCACTGGTGAGTCGCCCTTCTTTCTAATGTTTGGACAGGAACCTCGGCTTCCTGTGGACTTCCTCCTGGGTCGAGTTCAGGATCCAGTACCTGGCGAGGTGCAGGACTGGGTGGTGGAACATCAAGCTCGACTCAGAGTTGCTTTTGAGGGTGCTCGTGAACGGTTGTTGGCTGCTGCTAACGAAAAGAAGCGGCATGATCAGCGGGTCCGAGATCTACCTTTCACAGTAGGCAAATTAGTGTACCTGAGGAACCACGGTGTTAGAGGTCGTCATAAAATCCAAGACCTTTGGAATTCCGTGGTCTACCAAGTTGTGAAGCCCCcctgcagtgatggagcagtttCCACGGTTGCCCCTGTGAACGACCTGCAGAAGGTCAGAAATGTTCATCGGGACATGTTAAAGGCCGTGGTCCAGCAGGAGGCTACCAATCCCCCACCTAAGATGCCCTCTCCGCCGTCTTTGGTGGCACGGGATGATGATTCCTCTAGTGCCGGAGACTTATGGGTCTTGGTTCCTGAAACCTTTTTCCCACAGTCTGCAGTGGTTCCAAGTACCATGCGTCTTGACAGCCCTCCTGTCATGATCCCATTGCAGACCAGGCCCATTCTGGCAACACCTCCTGCTTTTAGAGGTTCCTCGCCGCCAGCTCCTTCATGGTCCCCAACTGAACAACCAAGTCCCAGGCAGCTGGCTCTGCGTAGATCTGCTCGTTCCACGGCAGGCCACCATCCGAATGTCCATCATCTTCCTCGGCCCGCAGATCACCAGGACCATGCTGCCAATAGACCTCCAGGCCCGGTGTCTAACTCCCAGTTGGCCATTTTTAGACCTTGGTGTTAGTCAGACCTTTCTGTCCATCGCCGGGCCGACGATGCAAAAGGGGGGGATAGATGTAGCCAGATGCacgctccctccctgccgctgcgggGCGCTCTACCTGTTATAATGGCGCACCAGTCATTAGGCGACGTCAGGCCTCCCGTATTTAAGGAGGCGGCCGTGTTTGGCTCGCACTCCTTCCAtttccgctcctctccggtgGGTCGTGGATAGCGCGGAAGAGCTACTTCTGTAGCCGCGGCGTGGTTGTGCAACAGCCAGCGCCTCCTCTAATTTTCCCCCCTCGTCGCAGCGTGACTGACTGCTGGCGTGGGATCGCTCCGCCGGGGGACCTTCGGGGTGCAGTTGCGGGTCTGCTTTGTAAGTAACGTTGTCTGCTGTCTCTCGCTTCTCTTACCCAAGCTGACTGTTTATGTCATGCAACAGCTGGACTCATCTACGGCTGGGGGAGACTCCCACCCTCCGGGTTGCTGTGACGGTGCCTTGGCTTGCAGGGTGGTGCGTATGGCCCCATTATTCACCCAATTCAGTTATGttgtcatattaattattaaatttgtttatttcgcCCTCCTagaggccctgctccttcgtcggccgtcattggccaccacgtctcagacggacctgctgttttggcttttaCCGGAAATTGCACTATCCTAAATCACACTTTTAATGAACTGTTGCAGCTGATAAGAGCACGGCTCCACAGTTGAAGACTGCCTGGCTCAGGACCAAGGAAGTGTGTTCTTAAAGTATTGTCTCGTGCACTGTGGCTCTCCACGCTATAGCTTCACGGCGCGTGGAGTGATCACCACAAAGGGACGCCTAGTTTTTTAGCAACCTTTAAAT of the Hippoglossus stenolepis isolate QCI-W04-F060 chromosome 10, HSTE1.2, whole genome shotgun sequence genome contains:
- the LOC124852576 gene encoding uncharacterized protein LOC124852576, giving the protein MAVIKPVDYGAFFDTVSPAIETHPANYTEEVKSAFLQAIYDRGNLSSPAINDSEFLLWLRVRLRPLLVDLSPSLVTPLLDIGKNRSCNSSQEIITLLDTLHLTLTNNTKREIFKITLLFLQGPTPLKCYTGRSLYIYLKDTFLSFGFPDLSTFKSLLPATRESELLSTINAAELNQLLNQPNMIDNNSDICVLFNNYNSSGET